The following are from one region of the Polyangiaceae bacterium genome:
- a CDS encoding transketolase has product MNPLKKLREHGQSYWLDNLTRSMLQDGSLERRVKQEGLRGITSNPKIFHEAIQGSSEYDDAIRAAARRGLSPEQTYEELAIDDVQRACDVLRPVFESSRGQDGYVSLELSPHLARDGEGSTREAVRLHRAVGRDNCLIKIPGTKEGLRAIEESLYQGVNVNITLLFSVQRYRAVAEAHLRALERRAEEGKPVDDVASVASFFLSRIDVLVNRLLSQRPGLEAIEGKAAVASAKLAYADLRERLASERWLRLAKQGARPQRLLWASTSTKTPGESDVKYVEPLIGPNTVSTMPERTIAAFAEHGVVRETVERGVDDAFQVMSELARSGIVMEEVTARLVDEGIQKFIEPYDALLDHLSDQLHELETREQTHDLERMAQKLRADVIRMTTQAGSGHPTSCMSAAELVAALFFRHMRWDPHEPTARNVDQMVLSKGHAAPVLWAALSEASAIEDDLSTLRQLDSTLEGHPTPRNPWVRVATGSLGQGLSAANGIALANRLDGLGGEVFCLLGDGECSEGSVWEAAQFASLHSLSAITAIVDDNALGQSAPTPYGHHTDVFRRRFEAFGWNAMVVDGHDMSAILDALHRARRSDTPTAIVARTVKGRGVSFLEGKDGWHGKALDEDQMARALRELGDVSVELPVRARRVGPEPSPAGGDARARIEVSYQPGEEAATRDGYGSALEKLGAQYPELVVLDGDVKGSCRTKGFAEHFPERFFEGYIAEQNLAGVALGLSCCGKIANFATFAAFMSRAYDFIRMAGHSRARHLVFTGSHAGVSIGQDGPSQMGLEDIAMFRAIAGSTVLYPSDAVSAERLTQAALGVPGIVYLRTTRPKTKVLYSGDEEFSVGGSKVLRQSDRDEVTIVAAGITVHEALAAHETLQAQGMNARVVDAYSVKPIDAETLRSCGRSSGKLLVVEDHWYEGGLGDAVAAAIEIPVAVHRLAITQEPRSGAKSELLDRYGISRRAIVDMALSLRR; this is encoded by the coding sequence ATGAATCCGCTGAAGAAGCTCCGTGAACATGGCCAGAGCTACTGGCTCGACAATTTGACGCGCTCGATGCTGCAAGACGGGAGCTTGGAGCGCAGAGTGAAGCAGGAGGGCCTCCGAGGAATCACCTCCAATCCCAAGATCTTTCACGAAGCAATCCAGGGCAGCAGCGAGTACGACGACGCCATTCGAGCAGCGGCCCGCCGTGGACTCAGCCCGGAGCAAACTTACGAGGAGCTCGCCATCGATGACGTGCAGCGGGCTTGCGACGTTTTGCGGCCCGTGTTCGAGTCGTCTCGAGGCCAAGACGGGTACGTGAGCCTGGAGCTCTCGCCACACTTGGCGCGGGATGGCGAAGGGTCGACGCGGGAAGCGGTGAGGCTGCACCGCGCGGTGGGGCGAGACAACTGCCTCATCAAGATCCCAGGTACGAAGGAGGGGCTCCGCGCCATCGAAGAGAGCCTGTACCAAGGGGTGAACGTCAACATCACCCTGCTGTTCTCCGTACAGCGATACCGTGCAGTGGCGGAGGCGCACCTTCGAGCGCTCGAGCGGCGTGCCGAGGAAGGCAAGCCCGTAGACGACGTGGCTTCCGTCGCGAGCTTCTTCTTGAGCCGGATCGACGTCTTGGTGAACCGCCTGCTGTCCCAGCGACCGGGCCTGGAAGCAATCGAGGGCAAAGCGGCGGTCGCGAGTGCAAAACTGGCCTACGCCGATCTCCGCGAGCGTCTGGCGAGCGAACGGTGGCTGAGATTGGCGAAGCAAGGCGCTCGGCCGCAGCGTTTGTTGTGGGCCAGCACCAGCACCAAGACGCCCGGCGAAAGCGACGTGAAGTACGTCGAGCCGCTGATCGGACCCAACACTGTCAGCACCATGCCAGAGCGTACGATAGCGGCCTTCGCGGAGCACGGGGTCGTGCGCGAGACCGTCGAACGAGGTGTCGACGACGCTTTCCAGGTGATGAGCGAGCTCGCGCGCAGCGGCATCGTCATGGAAGAGGTCACGGCGCGCTTGGTGGACGAGGGCATCCAGAAGTTCATCGAGCCCTACGACGCTCTACTCGACCACCTTTCGGATCAGCTTCACGAGCTCGAGACGCGTGAACAGACGCACGACCTCGAGCGGATGGCTCAGAAGCTGCGAGCCGATGTCATCCGCATGACGACGCAGGCCGGCTCCGGGCACCCCACGTCCTGCATGTCGGCTGCGGAGCTGGTCGCCGCGCTGTTTTTTCGGCACATGCGCTGGGATCCCCACGAGCCTACCGCGCGAAACGTCGACCAGATGGTGCTGTCGAAGGGCCACGCCGCTCCGGTGCTGTGGGCGGCGCTTTCCGAGGCGTCTGCGATCGAAGACGACCTGAGCACGCTTCGGCAACTGGACAGCACGCTGGAAGGGCATCCGACGCCGCGTAATCCCTGGGTGCGCGTGGCCACGGGCTCGCTGGGGCAGGGACTCTCCGCCGCGAATGGGATCGCGCTGGCCAACAGGCTCGATGGTCTCGGAGGAGAGGTCTTCTGTCTGCTGGGGGACGGTGAGTGTTCGGAGGGTTCAGTCTGGGAAGCAGCGCAGTTCGCCTCACTCCACTCCCTGAGCGCGATCACGGCGATCGTGGACGACAATGCTCTGGGGCAAAGCGCTCCGACGCCGTATGGGCATCATACCGATGTCTTTCGGCGCCGGTTCGAGGCCTTCGGCTGGAACGCCATGGTCGTGGATGGGCACGACATGTCGGCAATTCTGGACGCCCTACACCGCGCGCGGCGGAGTGACACACCGACGGCCATCGTGGCACGAACGGTCAAGGGCCGAGGTGTCTCGTTTCTGGAAGGCAAGGACGGCTGGCATGGCAAGGCTCTCGACGAAGACCAGATGGCGCGCGCTCTCCGAGAGCTCGGCGACGTGAGCGTGGAGCTCCCCGTTCGAGCGCGTAGGGTCGGACCGGAGCCTTCGCCCGCGGGCGGCGACGCACGCGCGAGGATCGAGGTCTCCTACCAGCCCGGCGAGGAGGCAGCGACGCGCGACGGGTACGGAAGTGCGTTGGAGAAGCTCGGCGCTCAGTATCCCGAGCTGGTCGTTCTGGACGGCGACGTCAAGGGTTCCTGCCGGACGAAGGGATTTGCGGAACATTTCCCCGAGCGCTTCTTCGAAGGCTACATCGCCGAGCAGAACCTGGCCGGCGTGGCGCTCGGCCTCTCCTGCTGCGGGAAGATCGCGAACTTCGCGACCTTCGCTGCGTTCATGAGCCGCGCCTACGACTTCATTCGCATGGCGGGTCACAGCCGCGCCCGGCACTTGGTGTTCACCGGTAGTCATGCGGGTGTGTCCATCGGACAAGACGGCCCATCTCAGATGGGGCTGGAGGACATCGCCATGTTCCGCGCCATCGCAGGAAGCACGGTGCTGTACCCCAGCGACGCAGTGAGCGCCGAGAGACTGACTCAGGCTGCCCTCGGGGTTCCGGGAATCGTGTATCTCCGCACGACACGACCGAAGACCAAGGTTCTGTACTCCGGCGACGAGGAGTTCTCCGTTGGAGGTAGCAAGGTGCTGAGACAAAGCGACCGCGACGAGGTGACAATCGTGGCCGCTGGAATAACGGTGCACGAAGCCCTTGCGGCGCACGAGACGCTCCAGGCCCAGGGCATGAACGCCCGCGTGGTGGACGCATACAGTGTGAAGCCCATCGACGCCGAAACACTGCGATCCTGTGGGCGGAGCAGCGGCAAACTGCTGGTGGTCGAAGATCACTGGTACGAGGGCGGCCTCGGGGACGCGGTTGCCGCGGCCATCGAGATCCCGGTCGCGGTGCACCGCTTGGCGATCACCCAGGAGCCGCGTTCCGGCGCGAAGAGCGAGCTCTTGGACCGCTATGGGATCTCGCGTCGGGCCATCGTGGACATGGCGCTGTCGCTGCGGCGTTGA
- a CDS encoding CBS domain-containing protein, which translates to MKQKIRDIMPRGTPTRVKPTETLSVAAKKMKSANIGCVLVMDGEEVVGLLTDRDIVVRAVAEGLDPVATAAGDVCSKELATLSPDDLVDNAIELMRKKAIRRIPVMEDQSVLGVVSLGDLALERDPTSVLGGISSAKANV; encoded by the coding sequence ATGAAGCAAAAGATCCGAGACATCATGCCACGCGGAACGCCCACACGCGTCAAGCCGACGGAAACCTTGAGCGTCGCCGCAAAGAAGATGAAGAGCGCCAACATCGGCTGCGTGTTGGTCATGGACGGCGAAGAGGTCGTCGGCCTGCTGACGGACCGGGACATCGTCGTCCGAGCCGTGGCGGAAGGGCTGGACCCGGTGGCCACCGCTGCTGGCGACGTCTGCAGCAAGGAGCTCGCGACGTTGAGCCCCGACGACCTGGTCGACAACGCCATCGAGCTCATGCGCAAGAAGGCCATTCGACGCATTCCCGTCATGGAGGACCAAAGCGTGCTCGGTGTCGTGTCCCTCGGCGATCTAGCCCTGGAGAGGGATCCGACCTCCGTTCTCGGAGGCATCAGCTCTGCCAAGGCGAACGTGTGA
- a CDS encoding host attachment protein, whose translation MTTTWILVAHKSGARIIESPVYGGALNVVREIDHPEGRLQNSEIDADRGGRVFESAAPAQRGMTREQSATERVAANFARDVASELERGRLDHRFDQLVLVAPPRFLGRMRTAMSDETGKLVSASVSKDLPDVSPEKIREHLSDVILF comes from the coding sequence ATGACGACGACTTGGATTCTCGTCGCGCACAAGAGTGGTGCGCGCATCATCGAGAGCCCGGTGTATGGCGGCGCGCTGAATGTGGTGCGTGAGATCGACCATCCCGAAGGGCGCCTTCAGAACTCTGAAATCGATGCGGACCGCGGCGGCCGGGTGTTCGAGAGCGCGGCTCCTGCCCAGCGCGGGATGACGCGAGAGCAAAGCGCCACGGAGCGCGTCGCAGCCAATTTCGCCCGTGACGTCGCCTCGGAGCTCGAGCGCGGGCGCCTCGATCACCGCTTCGATCAGCTGGTCCTGGTGGCGCCGCCGCGCTTCCTCGGCCGCATGCGAACCGCCATGTCCGACGAGACCGGAAAGCTCGTCAGCGCATCCGTGAGCAAGGATCTCCCGGACGTGAGCCCGGAGAAGATCCGCGAGCACCTCTCCGACGTGATCTTGTTCTGA
- a CDS encoding 2-hydroxyglutaryl-CoA dehydratase, which yields MAEVVALGLDAGSTTVKLVGVGADGSLAWSRLAPTYPHLRRQTSEMLEAAKAELEIGEVPLVATGYGRNLVDSATRKVTEITCHARGVFKRTGHGGTLVDIGGQDSKVIVIGKSGQVENFAMNDKCAAGTGRFLEVSASRLAFSLEDFSKAALDAKGEVSISSTCTVFAESEIIGLIAQGGEVDEIVRGLFRSLLRRISALARGAGIVPPLMLSGGVAKSAAVHRLLSEELGQEVEVPPDPQLMGAYGAALIALSAS from the coding sequence ATGGCCGAGGTCGTGGCCCTCGGTCTGGATGCGGGCTCCACCACCGTGAAGCTGGTCGGTGTGGGCGCGGACGGCTCCCTGGCTTGGAGCCGTCTGGCGCCCACCTATCCTCACTTGCGGCGCCAGACTTCCGAGATGCTCGAAGCCGCGAAGGCCGAGCTCGAGATCGGCGAGGTGCCGCTGGTGGCCACGGGCTACGGCCGCAATCTGGTGGACTCGGCCACGCGCAAGGTCACCGAGATCACCTGTCACGCGCGCGGGGTGTTCAAGCGCACGGGCCACGGCGGCACGCTGGTGGACATCGGCGGCCAAGACTCCAAGGTGATCGTGATCGGCAAGAGCGGGCAGGTGGAAAACTTCGCCATGAACGACAAGTGCGCCGCCGGTACCGGGCGCTTCTTGGAGGTCAGTGCGTCGCGCCTCGCCTTCTCCCTCGAGGACTTCAGCAAGGCCGCCTTGGATGCCAAGGGCGAGGTGTCCATCTCCAGCACCTGCACGGTGTTCGCGGAGTCCGAGATCATCGGCCTCATCGCGCAGGGCGGCGAGGTCGACGAGATCGTCCGCGGCTTGTTCCGCTCCTTGCTCCGGCGTATCAGCGCGTTGGCGCGCGGCGCCGGCATCGTTCCTCCGCTGATGCTCTCCGGCGGCGTGGCCAAGAGCGCCGCGGTGCATCGCTTGCTCTCGGAAGAGCTGGGCCAGGAGGTGGAAGTCCCTCCCGACCCGCAGCTCATGGGCGCCTACGGTGCCGCTCTGATCGCGCTCTCTGCATCTTGA
- a CDS encoding 2-hydroxyacyl-CoA dehydratase yields the protein MSFANTMRYHAGATVAGQAVLRWQRLKLERQMKKPGFWKHEHLEAPLAVSPRLKELISRHYLKGRYVSGHHKVAWVTSGAPVELFTALGFFPLYPENHGAVCGIRRKAEEISIEAENAGYSRDICSYARTDIGAVLSGKTPVGRLPPPDLLVACTNICQTVLLWYRVLAKHFNVPLVIIDTPFLYGEANAHDVAFVEKQLEAAVEVAERVAGHSLSEKKLKEVTRKSKQATELWRRIIEIGQSRPSPITAFDEFIHMAPIVEMRGEDFTVEYYAALLEELSNRALRGVGALKHEKKRLVWDNLPIWPRVRWLGEILAERGVAMVTSTYTNAWGELSDLVDPERPLSSAARVYLYPILNRSSGHKLSVMKRMVKDFQADGVVLHSDRSCKPYSIGQIDQRDRLAKEAGVPALLLEADHNDPRAFGEEQAKSRIDAFLEMLEV from the coding sequence ATGAGCTTCGCGAACACCATGCGCTATCACGCGGGAGCCACCGTTGCCGGGCAGGCGGTTTTGCGCTGGCAGCGCCTGAAGCTCGAACGCCAGATGAAGAAGCCCGGCTTCTGGAAGCACGAGCACCTGGAGGCGCCGCTCGCGGTTTCGCCGCGGCTCAAGGAGCTGATCAGTCGTCACTACCTCAAGGGCCGCTACGTGAGCGGGCACCACAAGGTGGCGTGGGTCACCTCCGGTGCTCCCGTGGAGCTGTTCACCGCCCTCGGTTTCTTTCCGCTGTATCCCGAGAACCACGGCGCCGTGTGTGGCATTCGTCGCAAGGCCGAGGAGATCTCGATCGAAGCCGAGAACGCCGGCTACTCCCGGGACATCTGCTCCTACGCGCGCACGGACATCGGCGCCGTGCTCAGCGGCAAGACGCCGGTAGGGCGCTTGCCCCCGCCGGACCTGCTCGTGGCGTGCACCAACATCTGTCAGACGGTGCTGCTCTGGTACCGCGTGCTGGCCAAGCACTTCAACGTGCCCCTCGTCATCATCGACACGCCGTTCTTGTACGGCGAGGCCAACGCCCACGACGTGGCCTTCGTGGAAAAGCAGCTCGAGGCCGCGGTGGAGGTCGCCGAGCGTGTTGCCGGGCATTCGCTCTCGGAGAAGAAGCTCAAGGAGGTCACGCGCAAGAGCAAGCAGGCCACGGAGCTCTGGCGCCGGATCATCGAGATCGGCCAGTCGCGCCCGTCGCCCATCACGGCCTTCGACGAATTCATCCACATGGCGCCGATCGTGGAGATGCGCGGCGAGGACTTCACCGTGGAGTACTACGCGGCCCTGCTGGAGGAGCTCAGCAATCGCGCGCTGCGCGGCGTGGGCGCCCTCAAGCACGAGAAGAAGCGCCTGGTGTGGGACAACCTGCCGATCTGGCCGCGGGTGCGCTGGCTGGGGGAAATCCTGGCGGAACGCGGCGTGGCGATGGTCACCAGCACCTACACCAACGCCTGGGGCGAGCTCAGCGATCTGGTCGATCCGGAGCGGCCCCTCTCGAGTGCTGCGCGCGTGTACCTGTATCCGATCTTGAACCGTAGCAGCGGTCACAAGCTCAGCGTGATGAAGCGAATGGTGAAGGACTTCCAGGCGGACGGCGTGGTGCTGCACTCGGACCGCAGCTGCAAGCCGTACTCCATCGGCCAGATCGATCAGCGCGATCGCCTGGCCAAGGAGGCCGGCGTGCCGGCGCTGCTCCTGGAAGCGGACCACAACGACCCCCGCGCCTTCGGTGAGGAGCAGGCCAAGAGTCGCATCGACGCCTTCCTCGAGATGCTGGAGGTGTGA
- a CDS encoding 2-hydroxyacyl-CoA dehydratase — protein sequence MEEVRTLIEGLPTRKATVRDEKARGGRIAAVYPIFYSRELLRAFDVLPMEVWGPPGTDTTLGDAHLQAYTCSIARGGLAFLLSGGLDDTDLVLVPHACDSLQGLGSVLSDFVDAGRPVLTQYLPRGPLGPSIDFLAAELARLYERLAEITGRRPDDATLRIAIEREERADAALAELLAARRRFDVDDRTFYRLVRAREYLPAEDFSGRVKDALAVAHGERKGVGVVLSGIVPEPSEILDAISGAGAVVVGDDLACSGRRSYPAGSSPDPFRRMAQRLMGAAPDSTRGSDVDERVRHLTELATRSGARAVLFHVVKFCEPELFYLPQLRAALDQAGLRSIVVEADVTEALPAQAVTRVEALLESVP from the coding sequence ATGGAAGAGGTTCGGACGCTCATCGAGGGGCTGCCGACGCGCAAGGCGACCGTCCGCGACGAGAAGGCGCGCGGTGGACGCATCGCGGCGGTGTACCCCATCTTCTACAGCCGAGAGCTCTTGCGCGCCTTCGACGTGCTGCCCATGGAGGTGTGGGGGCCGCCGGGCACGGACACCACCTTGGGGGACGCGCACTTGCAGGCGTACACCTGCAGCATCGCCCGGGGCGGGCTCGCGTTCCTGCTCTCCGGCGGTCTCGACGACACGGATCTGGTGCTGGTGCCGCACGCCTGCGATTCGCTGCAGGGCCTCGGCAGCGTGCTCTCGGATTTCGTGGACGCGGGGCGTCCGGTGCTCACGCAGTACCTGCCCCGCGGGCCTCTCGGGCCGAGCATCGACTTCTTGGCAGCGGAGCTCGCGCGCCTCTACGAGCGGCTGGCGGAGATCACCGGCAGGCGCCCCGACGACGCGACGCTTCGCATCGCCATCGAACGCGAGGAACGCGCCGACGCTGCGCTCGCGGAGCTGCTCGCGGCGCGGCGCCGCTTCGACGTCGACGACCGCACGTTCTACCGACTGGTGCGCGCGCGCGAATACTTGCCGGCGGAAGACTTCAGCGGGCGCGTGAAGGACGCTCTCGCGGTGGCCCACGGCGAGCGCAAGGGCGTGGGCGTGGTGCTCTCGGGCATCGTGCCGGAGCCTTCGGAGATCCTCGACGCCATCAGCGGCGCGGGCGCCGTGGTGGTGGGGGACGACCTGGCCTGCTCCGGCCGCCGCAGCTATCCCGCGGGCTCGAGCCCGGATCCCTTCCGCCGCATGGCCCAGCGACTGATGGGCGCGGCGCCCGACTCCACCCGCGGCAGTGACGTCGACGAGCGCGTGCGTCACCTCACGGAGCTCGCCACTCGGAGCGGCGCCCGCGCGGTGCTGTTCCACGTGGTGAAGTTCTGCGAGCCGGAGCTGTTCTACCTGCCGCAGCTCCGCGCCGCCCTGGACCAGGCGGGCCTGCGCTCCATCGTGGTGGAGGCAGACGTCACCGAGGCGCTGCCCGCCCAAGCCGTGACGCGGGTGGAAGCCTTGCTGGAGAGCGTGCCATGA
- a CDS encoding radical SAM protein, whose amino-acid sequence MSERGPDPLSAPERAALMEQKLRRLPVAPQSPPSLRRLPLADAARDVDRAWRPIYCVWEITLACDLACRHCGSRAGHARQDELSTEECLDVVRQLAELGVQEITLIGGEAYLREDWVEIVAAIRKHGMIATMTTGGRGITAERARAAADAGLQRVSVSIDGAEATHDRLRGVPGSHRAAVEALAHLQDAGLRLSANTQINRLSMPELPEVLETIAGAGASSWQIQITVPMGRAADEPEVLLQPYDLLELFPMLGRLKQRGDELGVMLWPGNNIGYFGPFESTLKGTMPGGHGGSCGAGRNLIAVEADGAIKGCPSLPTRDWTGGNVRDASLLDVWERATALRYTRDRTVEDLWGYCRTCYYADECRAGCTWTSFTTFGKAGNNPYCHHRALMMQRAGKRERLVKRSEAPGEPFDYGRFDLIVEDAKGTSE is encoded by the coding sequence ATGTCCGAGCGGGGGCCCGATCCGTTGAGCGCGCCGGAGCGCGCCGCGCTCATGGAGCAGAAGCTCCGGCGCCTGCCCGTCGCGCCGCAGTCGCCGCCGAGCCTCCGTCGCTTGCCCTTGGCCGACGCCGCTCGCGACGTCGATCGCGCCTGGCGGCCCATCTACTGCGTGTGGGAGATCACCCTGGCCTGCGACCTCGCGTGTCGGCACTGCGGTTCCCGCGCGGGCCATGCGCGACAGGACGAGCTCTCGACGGAGGAGTGTCTCGACGTCGTGCGTCAGCTCGCCGAGCTCGGCGTGCAGGAGATCACGCTCATCGGCGGTGAGGCGTACCTGCGCGAGGACTGGGTCGAGATCGTGGCGGCCATCCGCAAGCACGGGATGATCGCGACCATGACCACCGGAGGCCGCGGCATCACGGCGGAGCGCGCCCGCGCCGCCGCGGACGCCGGGCTGCAGCGCGTGAGCGTGTCCATCGACGGCGCGGAGGCCACCCACGACCGCCTGCGCGGAGTGCCGGGCTCTCATCGCGCTGCGGTCGAGGCGCTCGCTCACCTGCAGGACGCCGGCCTGCGGCTGTCGGCGAACACGCAGATCAACCGCTTGAGCATGCCGGAGCTTCCGGAGGTGCTCGAGACCATCGCCGGGGCGGGCGCCAGCTCCTGGCAGATCCAGATCACGGTGCCCATGGGCCGCGCCGCGGACGAGCCGGAGGTGTTGCTCCAGCCCTACGATCTGCTCGAGCTGTTCCCCATGCTCGGTCGCCTCAAGCAACGGGGGGACGAGCTCGGGGTGATGCTCTGGCCGGGAAACAACATCGGCTACTTTGGTCCCTTCGAGTCGACGCTCAAGGGAACCATGCCGGGGGGGCACGGCGGCTCTTGTGGAGCGGGGCGCAACTTGATCGCCGTGGAAGCGGACGGCGCCATCAAGGGCTGCCCGTCGCTACCTACCCGAGACTGGACCGGCGGAAACGTGCGGGACGCGTCGCTCCTGGACGTGTGGGAGCGCGCCACGGCCCTGCGTTATACCCGGGACCGCACGGTCGAAGATCTGTGGGGATACTGTCGCACCTGCTACTACGCCGACGAGTGCCGCGCCGGCTGTACTTGGACGAGCTTTACGACCTTCGGCAAGGCGGGTAATAATCCCTACTGTCATCACCGAGCGTTGATGATGCAGCGGGCGGGCAAACGAGAACGCCTCGTGAAGCGCAGCGAGGCTCCCGGGGAGCCTTTCGACTACGGCCGTTTCGATCTGATCGTGGAAGACGCGAAAGGAACCTCTGAATGA